In one window of Nocardia brasiliensis DNA:
- a CDS encoding monovalent cation/H+ antiporter complex subunit F — protein sequence MTVVAIVAGVMLTVAAILTSYRTLAGPSTLDRVVGIDSLMAIAASGLAVWAAYSQDSTLLPAIIALALVGFLGSAAVSRFRVRDDQ from the coding sequence GTGACCGTCGTCGCCATCGTGGCCGGGGTCATGCTGACCGTCGCCGCCATCCTGACCAGCTATCGCACGCTGGCCGGGCCGAGCACGCTGGACCGGGTCGTCGGCATCGACTCGCTGATGGCGATCGCCGCGTCCGGCCTGGCGGTCTGGGCGGCCTACAGCCAGGACAGCACGCTGTTGCCCGCGATCATCGCGCTGGCGCTGGTCGGCTTCCTCGGCTCGGCCGCCGTGTCCCGCTTCCGCGTCCGGGACGACCAATGA
- the mnhG gene encoding monovalent cation/H(+) antiporter subunit G, with protein sequence MTLSQWLSAALILFGATLALTAAIGIVRFPDTLTRMHAATKPQVVGLILVLTGAGIELYGHGNVWAMILVGLFTLLTAPVVAHLIGRTAYREQRHRDGLLTVNELGNEIDN encoded by the coding sequence ATGACCCTGTCGCAGTGGCTGTCCGCCGCGTTGATCCTGTTCGGCGCCACCCTCGCGCTCACCGCGGCGATCGGGATCGTGCGATTCCCCGACACCCTCACCCGCATGCACGCCGCCACCAAACCCCAGGTGGTCGGCCTCATCCTCGTGCTCACCGGCGCGGGCATCGAGCTCTACGGCCACGGCAACGTCTGGGCCATGATCCTGGTAGGCCTGTTCACCCTGCTCACCGCGCCCGTAGTAGCCCACCTGATCGGCCGCACCGCCTACCGCGAACAACGCCACCGCGACGGCCTGCTCACCGTCAACGAACTAGGCAACGAAATCGACAACTGA
- a CDS encoding type II toxin-antitoxin system Phd/YefM family antitoxin, whose amino-acid sequence MRPISITEARANLAAVLDSATEDLEEVVITRAGHEPAVVISLREYESLKETAYLLGNPANARHLERSIAQLRAGEAAPHDLIEVDDEDTA is encoded by the coding sequence ATGCGTCCGATATCCATCACCGAAGCACGCGCCAACCTAGCAGCGGTCCTCGATTCCGCCACCGAGGATCTAGAGGAAGTCGTCATCACCCGGGCCGGGCACGAACCGGCGGTCGTCATTTCGCTTCGTGAGTACGAGTCACTGAAGGAGACCGCCTACCTCCTGGGCAACCCCGCGAACGCTCGCCACCTGGAGCGCTCGATCGCTCAACTACGGGCCGGAGAGGCCGCACCGCACGATCTCATCGAGGTCGACGATGAGGATACGGCGTGA
- a CDS encoding Txe/YoeB family addiction module toxin, which translates to MKILFTPDAWADYLWWQAHDRATFKRVNKLIDDITPNGYEGIGKPEALRQNLAGFWSRRITSEHRIV; encoded by the coding sequence GTGAAGATCCTCTTCACCCCTGACGCATGGGCCGACTATCTGTGGTGGCAGGCCCACGACCGCGCGACCTTCAAGCGAGTGAACAAGCTGATCGACGACATCACGCCTAACGGTTACGAAGGAATCGGCAAGCCAGAAGCCTTGCGCCAGAATCTCGCCGGTTTCTGGTCTAGGCGCATCACCAGCGAGCATCGCATCGTGTAG
- a CDS encoding phosphatase PAP2 family protein translates to MPSPRVRVAVAVAAVPVLLIALQFVAVWQDFEGPLGSLWHDYVGTPKSMSVPWAGLILALVGLSWRRRLVVLGAAIGIDVVWASVRLLAGEQFAIGNGPVLALTALTVVAWLRWDGADRRNALHAAALGALLILATKVGDVWLHITVLSRPAVFDEYVLLADRALGDPSWVLGRVLDVLGPAVYAVLHWVYIELPVAAIVVAVWQLRRVVPSGRWPSHYLVRTFLVLGLVGPVIYVIFPVVGPMFAFGPDGHGLQLGNFWPSVVPPLDRNPMPMDFDTVTPRNCMPSMHTAWALSVFLHTRRDTDGGPAPAWLRWGGTFWLLATLTATLGFGYHYGVDLVAGAVLCLTVESALRDPERGWGWFRIRLVGGGLAVLATLLLSYRYLPVPMAEYPVLAGTIVLALLAGLAVAFHATWFATRRPASTPLQPVSH, encoded by the coding sequence GTGCCGTCGCCTCGGGTCCGGGTCGCGGTGGCCGTCGCCGCGGTGCCGGTGCTGTTGATCGCGCTGCAGTTCGTGGCGGTGTGGCAGGACTTCGAGGGTCCGCTCGGCAGCCTGTGGCACGACTACGTCGGCACCCCCAAATCGATGTCGGTGCCGTGGGCCGGATTGATTCTCGCGTTGGTCGGGCTTTCCTGGCGGCGGCGGTTGGTCGTGCTCGGCGCGGCGATCGGCATCGACGTGGTGTGGGCGAGCGTTCGGCTGCTCGCGGGTGAGCAGTTCGCGATCGGCAACGGGCCGGTGCTCGCGCTCACCGCGCTGACGGTGGTCGCCTGGCTGCGCTGGGACGGTGCCGACCGGCGCAACGCGCTGCACGCGGCGGCGCTGGGCGCGCTGCTGATCCTGGCCACCAAGGTCGGCGATGTGTGGTTGCACATCACCGTGCTGAGCAGGCCGGCGGTGTTCGACGAGTACGTGCTGCTGGCCGATCGCGCGCTCGGCGATCCGTCCTGGGTGCTCGGCCGCGTGCTGGACGTGCTCGGTCCCGCCGTCTACGCGGTGCTGCACTGGGTCTACATCGAGTTGCCGGTGGCGGCGATCGTGGTCGCGGTGTGGCAGCTGCGCCGGGTGGTCCCGAGTGGGCGCTGGCCGAGCCACTATCTGGTGCGCACGTTTCTGGTGCTCGGGCTGGTCGGCCCGGTCATCTATGTGATCTTCCCCGTGGTGGGCCCGATGTTCGCGTTCGGGCCAGACGGGCACGGCCTGCAGCTGGGCAACTTCTGGCCGAGCGTGGTGCCGCCGCTGGACCGCAATCCGATGCCGATGGACTTCGATACGGTGACCCCGCGCAACTGCATGCCGTCCATGCACACCGCGTGGGCGCTGTCGGTCTTCCTGCACACCCGTCGCGACACCGACGGCGGGCCAGCGCCGGCGTGGCTGCGCTGGGGCGGCACGTTCTGGCTGCTGGCCACGCTCACCGCGACTCTCGGCTTCGGCTACCACTACGGTGTCGACCTGGTGGCGGGCGCGGTGCTGTGCCTGACCGTCGAGTCGGCGCTGCGTGATCCCGAACGCGGCTGGGGCTGGTTCCGGATCCGGCTGGTCGGGGGCGGCCTCGCCGTCCTGGCCACCCTCCTGCTTTCCTACCGCTACCTGCCCGTCCCGATGGCCGAATACCCGGTCCTCGCAGGCACCATCGTGCTCGCCCTGCTGGCAGGCCTGGCCGTCGCCTTCCACGCCACCTGGTTCGCCACCCGCCGCCCCGCCTCCACCCCCCTCCAACCGGTCTCCCACTGA
- a CDS encoding glutamate--cysteine ligase: protein MAGAGREHVPFHGSPRPTIGIEWEIALVDKVSRDLSNTAAAVFDSVGDLRAYDGTPQITKELLRNTVELVTGVHDTVGAAVEDLRGTMDTVRRAADALGVDLFCAGTHPFAQWSAQQLTRSEHYDELIERTQWWGRQMMIWGVHVHVGVSHRDKVFPILNSLLLHYPHLLALSASSPMWAGSDTGYASNRTLMFQQLPTAGLPFQFENWRQFEHFVHDQFKTGVFEQLGGMHWDIRPAPKWGTIEVRVCDGVSTRAELAAMAALIHCLIVDLDRRLEEGETLPSLPPWHVQENKWRAARYGLDAIVIVDDRSNERLVTDDVTALLNRLEPTAKRLGCADELALVAEIPERGASYQRQRKVAAAAQGDLIAVVDALVKELDQ from the coding sequence ATGGCCGGGGCAGGCAGAGAACACGTTCCCTTCCATGGTTCGCCCCGGCCCACGATAGGCATCGAGTGGGAGATCGCGCTCGTCGACAAGGTGAGCAGGGATCTGTCGAATACCGCTGCGGCGGTGTTCGATTCGGTGGGCGATCTGCGGGCGTACGACGGTACCCCGCAGATCACCAAGGAGTTGTTGCGCAATACCGTCGAGCTCGTCACCGGGGTGCACGACACCGTCGGTGCCGCGGTCGAGGATCTGCGCGGCACCATGGACACGGTGCGCCGGGCCGCCGACGCGCTCGGCGTCGACTTGTTCTGTGCCGGAACGCATCCGTTCGCGCAGTGGTCGGCCCAGCAGCTGACCCGGTCGGAGCACTACGACGAGTTGATCGAGCGCACCCAGTGGTGGGGCCGCCAGATGATGATCTGGGGCGTGCACGTGCACGTCGGAGTCTCGCACCGGGACAAGGTCTTTCCGATCCTGAACTCGCTGCTGCTGCACTATCCGCACCTGCTCGCGCTGTCCGCGTCCTCGCCGATGTGGGCGGGCTCGGACACCGGCTACGCCAGCAACCGGACGCTGATGTTCCAGCAGCTGCCCACCGCGGGGCTGCCGTTCCAGTTCGAGAACTGGCGCCAGTTCGAGCATTTCGTGCACGACCAGTTCAAGACCGGAGTGTTCGAGCAGCTCGGCGGCATGCACTGGGACATCAGGCCCGCGCCGAAATGGGGCACCATCGAGGTCCGGGTGTGCGACGGGGTCTCGACCAGGGCCGAGCTGGCCGCGATGGCGGCGCTGATCCACTGCCTGATCGTGGACCTGGACCGCAGGCTCGAGGAGGGCGAGACGCTGCCCTCGCTACCGCCGTGGCATGTGCAGGAGAACAAGTGGCGCGCGGCCCGCTACGGGTTGGACGCGATCGTCATCGTGGACGACCGGAGCAATGAGCGATTGGTCACCGACGATGTCACCGCGCTGCTGAACCGGCTGGAGCCGACGGCGAAGCGGCTCGGCTGCGCCGACGAGCTCGCGCTCGTCGCGGAGATCCCCGAGCGGGGCGCGTCCTATCAGCGCCAACGCAAGGTCGCCGCGGCCGCGCAGGGCGATCTGATCGCGGTGGTGGACGCGCTGGTCAAGGAGCTGGACCAGTAA
- the sodC gene encoding superoxide dismutase[Cu-Zn], which yields MAPSTTRRPSWRTVTPVLAVAVLGLAGCTNSQESSDVKGTTPPVWSGAAAPPAGESGKETGTAAANTGVKVDLKDASGASVGTANFVKDGNHLQVTVEAHGLRPGFHGLHVHQIGKCEPNSVAPTGGPSGDFLSAGGHLQVGSANTHPASGDLTSLEVRSDGTAKLVTTTDSVTLDDLKNKALMIHADADNFGNIPNRYVRPDGVAGPDDTTLATGDAGGRVACGVIQ from the coding sequence ATGGCCCCGTCCACAACTCGTCGCCCGTCTTGGCGGACTGTGACCCCGGTGCTCGCGGTCGCCGTGCTGGGCCTCGCAGGCTGCACGAACAGCCAGGAGTCGAGTGACGTCAAGGGAACCACCCCGCCGGTGTGGAGCGGTGCCGCGGCCCCGCCCGCGGGCGAATCCGGCAAGGAAACCGGTACCGCCGCGGCCAACACGGGCGTGAAGGTCGACCTGAAGGACGCCTCCGGCGCCTCGGTCGGCACGGCGAACTTCGTCAAGGACGGCAACCACCTGCAGGTCACCGTCGAGGCGCACGGTCTGCGCCCCGGTTTCCATGGCCTGCACGTGCACCAGATCGGCAAGTGCGAGCCCAACTCGGTCGCCCCGACCGGCGGCCCGTCCGGCGACTTCCTCTCCGCGGGTGGACATCTGCAGGTCGGCAGCGCGAACACGCACCCGGCCAGCGGTGACCTGACCTCGCTCGAGGTCCGCTCCGACGGCACGGCCAAGCTGGTCACCACCACCGACTCGGTGACCCTGGACGACCTGAAGAACAAGGCGTTGATGATCCACGCCGATGCCGACAACTTCGGCAACATCCCCAACCGTTACGTCCGGCCCGACGGCGTGGCCGGTCCGGACGACACGACGCTAGCGACAGGCGACGCGGGCGGCCGCGTCGCCTGCGGTGTAATCCAGTAG
- a CDS encoding LytR C-terminal domain-containing protein — protein sequence MSYPNPTSGGPPLRALAMVLIALAIVFGGLGAMSLSKSDADSSSSGPSESSTATAAPQMPAGTTVAKTTPAPSSEAASSTPAAPTTTAAPTTTVPTTTDSAAAKAVPVRVLNNSMIVGLAAKTAGQLTAQGWSVVETGNYPGVNVPKTTVYYGNSPADKDAALAIADELGVTAVPKSSGLGESSPGVTVIVTGN from the coding sequence GTGAGCTACCCGAATCCCACCTCCGGTGGGCCGCCATTGCGTGCGTTGGCGATGGTGTTGATCGCACTGGCCATCGTGTTCGGTGGACTCGGCGCGATGTCGCTGTCGAAATCGGATGCCGACAGCTCCAGCAGCGGTCCGTCGGAGTCCAGTACCGCGACCGCGGCCCCGCAGATGCCCGCGGGCACCACGGTCGCCAAGACCACGCCCGCCCCGTCGTCCGAGGCCGCGAGCAGCACGCCCGCCGCGCCGACCACCACCGCCGCGCCGACGACCACGGTACCGACCACCACCGATTCGGCGGCGGCCAAGGCGGTACCGGTGCGGGTGCTGAACAACAGCATGATCGTCGGCCTGGCCGCCAAGACCGCGGGCCAGCTCACCGCGCAGGGCTGGTCGGTGGTGGAAACGGGCAACTATCCCGGTGTGAATGTCCCGAAAACGACCGTGTACTACGGCAATTCACCGGCCGACAAGGACGCCGCGCTGGCCATCGCCGACGAACTCGGCGTCACCGCGGTACCGAAGTCGAGCGGTTTGGGCGAGTCGTCACCGGGTGTCACGGTCATCGTTACGGGTAACTGA
- a CDS encoding DUF3263 domain-containing protein, whose protein sequence is MDGAAARNLSAIQGDPSASDDVTAAESTGDSDGLSRREHDILAFERQWWKYAGAKEEAIKELFGMSPTRYYQVLNAVVDRPEALAVDPMLVKRLRRLRASRQKARAARRLGFQV, encoded by the coding sequence ATGGACGGCGCAGCGGCACGCAATCTTTCCGCGATCCAGGGCGACCCTTCCGCGAGCGACGATGTCACGGCAGCGGAATCGACCGGCGACAGCGACGGTTTGAGCCGTCGCGAACACGACATCCTGGCGTTCGAGCGCCAGTGGTGGAAGTACGCCGGGGCCAAGGAAGAAGCGATCAAAGAGCTGTTCGGCATGTCGCCGACCAGGTATTACCAGGTGCTCAACGCGGTGGTCGACCGGCCCGAGGCACTCGCCGTCGACCCGATGCTGGTCAAGCGGCTGCGCAGGCTGCGGGCGAGCAGGCAGAAAGCCAGGGCCGCGCGACGGCTCGGTTTCCAGGTATGA
- a CDS encoding peptide deformylase — MAILPIVIVGDPVLHNPTEQVTQSPEELAELIADMYETLDAAHGVGLAANQVGVPLRLFVYDCPDVRADGTAARRRGAVINPVLQTSEIPETMPDPDDDEEGCLSVPGEQYPTGRAAWAKVTGTDEHGKPVEIEGEGFFARMLQHEVGHLDGFLYVDVLIGRNARAAKKAIKRNGWGTPGLSWIPGTVPDPFGHDA; from the coding sequence ATGGCTATCCTCCCGATCGTGATCGTCGGCGACCCGGTTCTGCACAACCCGACCGAGCAGGTCACCCAGTCACCGGAGGAGCTGGCCGAGCTGATCGCGGACATGTACGAGACCCTCGACGCCGCGCACGGCGTCGGGCTCGCGGCCAACCAGGTCGGTGTCCCGCTGCGGCTGTTCGTCTACGACTGCCCCGACGTCCGTGCCGACGGCACCGCCGCCCGCAGGCGCGGCGCGGTGATCAACCCCGTGTTGCAGACCTCGGAGATCCCCGAGACCATGCCCGACCCGGACGACGACGAAGAGGGCTGCCTCTCGGTGCCCGGCGAGCAGTACCCGACCGGCCGCGCCGCCTGGGCCAAGGTCACCGGCACCGACGAACACGGCAAGCCGGTCGAGATCGAGGGCGAGGGCTTCTTCGCGCGCATGCTGCAGCACGAGGTCGGCCACCTCGACGGCTTCCTGTACGTCGACGTGCTGATCGGACGCAACGCGCGCGCGGCGAAGAAGGCGATCAAGCGCAACGGTTGGGGCACACCGGGTCTCAGCTGGATCCCCGGCACGGTTCCGGATCCGTTCGGCCATGACGCCTGA
- a CDS encoding N-acetylglutamate synthase, CG3035 family: MTPDGGALPDIPLGRRVVLRYRLPAGYPQPLTDVIGELVSLDPPTVRGADGALVAVTPDRVVALKALGPRPIRTKEIRALEAAAADGWPGVEHGWIDGWLVRAGNGFTGRANSAVPLGSSAEPAGLTAATLHRIAAWYAERGLPLLLALPDRLAPIPPGWNSWRETVVMAIDIENFVLPQGPSMVRVAPAPDEAWQELNRHDGEPPTPQRLSTPPPDLGVLTAVRDGELGFASLGVPNPIAIGRGALTTAPDGRAWIGLTCVAVAAEHRRKGLGSLVCAELIRWGHGRGATHAYLQVEAGNSAAIALYRELGFLEHHTYRYAAPTALAGSPGLR, translated from the coding sequence ATGACGCCTGACGGCGGCGCACTCCCGGACATTCCACTCGGCCGTCGCGTCGTCCTGCGCTATCGGTTGCCCGCCGGTTATCCACAACCGCTCACCGATGTGATCGGCGAGCTGGTCTCGCTGGATCCGCCGACCGTGCGCGGCGCCGACGGAGCGCTCGTCGCGGTCACACCGGACCGGGTGGTCGCGCTGAAAGCGCTGGGTCCGAGGCCGATTCGCACCAAGGAGATCCGGGCGCTGGAGGCCGCGGCGGCCGACGGCTGGCCCGGGGTGGAACACGGGTGGATCGACGGGTGGCTGGTGCGCGCGGGCAACGGGTTCACCGGCCGCGCCAATTCCGCTGTGCCGCTCGGCAGTTCCGCCGAACCCGCGGGACTCACCGCGGCCACCCTGCACCGGATCGCCGCGTGGTACGCCGAGCGCGGACTGCCGCTGCTGCTCGCGCTGCCGGATCGGCTCGCGCCCATCCCGCCGGGCTGGAACAGCTGGCGCGAGACCGTCGTGATGGCCATCGACATCGAGAATTTCGTGCTGCCCCAGGGGCCTTCGATGGTGCGGGTGGCGCCCGCACCCGACGAGGCCTGGCAGGAGCTGAACCGGCACGACGGCGAACCGCCCACCCCGCAACGGCTTTCGACGCCGCCGCCGGACCTCGGCGTGCTGACCGCGGTGCGCGACGGAGAGCTCGGGTTCGCCTCGCTCGGCGTACCCAACCCCATCGCGATCGGCCGCGGCGCGCTCACCACCGCGCCGGACGGGCGCGCCTGGATCGGGCTCACCTGCGTGGCGGTGGCCGCCGAGCATCGCAGGAAGGGGCTCGGTTCGCTGGTGTGCGCCGAGTTGATCCGCTGGGGGCACGGCCGTGGCGCGACGCACGCCTACCTTCAGGTGGAGGCGGGCAACAGCGCCGCCATCGCGCTGTACCGCGAGCTCGGCTTCCTCGAGCATCACACGTATCGTTACGCCGCGCCGACCGCGCTCGCCGGTTCGCCGGGGCTGCGGTAG
- a CDS encoding exodeoxyribonuclease III encodes MRLATWNVNSIRSRLDRVAEFLDRQDIDVLAIQETKCRDDQFPFERFDELGYEVAHLGVNQWNGVAIVSRVGLTDVEPAFPDQPGFDKEAGESLISAPVVESRALGATCGGVRVWSLYVPNGRALQDPHYTYKLEWLAALRANGARWLAEDPGAKIALVGDWNIAPTDDDVWSPEFFENKTHTSQPERDAFQAFLDTGFADVMRPFAPGPGVYTYWDYTQLRFPRKEGMRIDFILASPALAATATDAVVDREERKGKGASDHAPVIAEFTA; translated from the coding sequence GTGCGCCTCGCCACGTGGAACGTCAATTCGATTCGCTCCCGGCTCGACCGGGTCGCGGAGTTCCTGGACCGCCAAGACATCGACGTCCTGGCCATCCAGGAGACGAAATGCCGCGACGACCAGTTCCCCTTCGAACGGTTCGACGAACTCGGCTACGAGGTCGCCCATCTGGGCGTCAACCAGTGGAACGGGGTCGCGATCGTATCGCGGGTCGGGCTCACCGACGTCGAGCCCGCGTTCCCGGACCAGCCGGGTTTCGACAAGGAGGCGGGCGAGTCGCTGATCAGCGCCCCGGTCGTCGAGTCGCGAGCGCTCGGCGCGACCTGCGGCGGTGTACGGGTGTGGAGCCTGTACGTGCCCAACGGCCGCGCCCTGCAGGACCCGCACTACACCTACAAGCTGGAATGGCTTGCCGCGCTGCGGGCCAACGGCGCGCGCTGGCTCGCCGAGGACCCCGGGGCCAAGATCGCGCTGGTCGGTGACTGGAACATCGCCCCCACCGACGACGACGTCTGGTCACCGGAGTTCTTCGAGAACAAGACCCACACCTCCCAGCCCGAACGCGACGCCTTCCAGGCCTTCCTCGACACCGGCTTCGCCGACGTCATGCGCCCCTTCGCCCCCGGCCCCGGCGTCTACACCTACTGGGACTACACCCAACTCCGCTTCCCCCGCAAAGAGGGCATGCGCATCGATTTCATCCTCGCCTCCCCCGCCCTCGCCGCCACCGCAACCGACGCGGTCGTCGACCGCGAAGAACGAAAAGGCAAGGGCGCCAGCGACCACGCCCCGGTAATAGCCGAATTCACCGCCTGA
- a CDS encoding type II toxin-antitoxin system VapC family toxin — protein sequence MTEPGGAQRILLDTSVVIDFETVGAKLSGEAAISVITLAELGAGVHATKDPVEQARRQFRLRWVESAMAPLPLDADAARAYASLALLVEAMGRKPRKRMADLLIAATAVANGLALYTRNPDDFKGLEPFLNLVAV from the coding sequence ATGACTGAACCCGGCGGTGCTCAGCGAATCCTGCTGGACACATCCGTGGTCATCGACTTCGAAACGGTCGGCGCGAAGCTGTCGGGCGAAGCGGCGATCAGCGTGATCACTCTCGCTGAACTGGGAGCCGGCGTTCACGCGACCAAGGATCCCGTCGAGCAAGCGCGTCGCCAGTTCCGGCTGCGTTGGGTGGAATCGGCCATGGCTCCGCTACCGCTTGACGCCGACGCCGCTCGCGCCTACGCGTCGCTTGCACTGCTGGTCGAGGCGATGGGCCGCAAGCCTCGAAAACGGATGGCCGACCTGTTGATCGCGGCCACTGCCGTTGCGAACGGGCTCGCGTTGTATACGCGAAACCCGGATGACTTCAAAGGGCTCGAACCGTTCCTCAACCTCGTTGCCGTGTAG
- a CDS encoding type II toxin-antitoxin system Phd/YefM family antitoxin: MKTISQRDLRNDSGKILDAVEAGEIYTISRNGKPVGELRPVGRRTFVPVAELVRTAAHLPPVDYDQFRADLDAVIDQDPLDD, from the coding sequence ATGAAGACGATCAGTCAGCGGGATCTGCGCAATGACAGTGGCAAGATCCTCGACGCCGTCGAGGCGGGGGAGATTTACACCATCAGTCGTAACGGCAAGCCTGTCGGTGAACTCCGGCCGGTGGGGCGTCGTACGTTCGTGCCTGTCGCTGAGCTGGTCCGGACGGCCGCGCATCTGCCGCCGGTCGACTACGACCAGTTCCGTGCGGATTTGGATGCCGTGATCGACCAGGATCCGCTCGATGACTGA
- a CDS encoding Abi family protein — translation MTTYNKPFKTQIQQLDLLRERGMQITDEAVALQALRNIGYYRLSGYWYIYRDWAQFVSAQGELPEVVVGDHFRPGTTFDRVLRLYEFDRRLRLHVLDAIDRIEVALRVRLGYTLGAGHAFAHLDRAALDEAFTHYDDQNPIASQSLWLSSEHAKWLTGVRRDEDKAKHDFVKHFKAKYGLPLPVWVVTELLTFGSSATLLRGLKQSQRNMIAAGFGIYDEHCDGDGATLTKWIDNLVYLRNTCAHHARLWNHNVVEQLGRLEGTPDLAHAQGTHQRSRIYASLAVLAYLTSQLDPQSTWRTETAAMIRTGLTDVGESYDRIGCPPRWDQEPIWTADYQVPADPLPAEHREILRHFECIGTADVGVIVDRSQNAKRRASAVRYHRARGELLGLLVGNTFRFPTFQFDVAGGCIAPLVAQANVALGAKEDPWRAAAWWSTPTTDADNCAPMNLLLEGKLTRQIINTALIARDVR, via the coding sequence ATGACTACCTACAACAAGCCGTTCAAGACGCAGATACAGCAGTTGGATCTGCTGCGCGAGCGCGGTATGCAGATCACCGATGAAGCCGTCGCCTTGCAGGCCCTGCGAAACATCGGCTACTACCGATTGAGCGGATACTGGTACATCTACCGCGACTGGGCGCAGTTTGTGAGCGCCCAGGGTGAGCTACCCGAGGTCGTGGTAGGTGACCACTTCAGGCCGGGTACGACCTTCGATCGGGTCTTGCGGCTCTACGAGTTCGACCGGCGTCTTCGACTGCATGTTCTGGATGCCATCGACCGCATCGAGGTGGCGTTGCGGGTCCGCCTCGGCTACACCCTCGGCGCGGGTCACGCCTTCGCTCACCTCGATCGCGCCGCCCTCGACGAGGCGTTCACTCACTACGATGATCAGAACCCCATTGCGAGCCAGTCACTTTGGTTGTCCAGCGAGCACGCGAAATGGCTGACCGGTGTGCGACGGGACGAAGACAAAGCCAAACACGATTTCGTCAAGCACTTCAAGGCCAAGTATGGCCTGCCGCTGCCGGTCTGGGTGGTCACGGAGCTGCTGACATTCGGCAGCTCGGCTACTTTGTTGCGGGGCTTGAAGCAATCGCAGCGGAACATGATCGCAGCCGGCTTCGGAATCTACGACGAGCACTGCGACGGTGACGGCGCGACACTGACCAAATGGATCGACAATCTTGTCTACCTTCGCAACACGTGTGCCCACCACGCACGCCTGTGGAATCACAACGTTGTCGAGCAACTCGGTCGACTCGAAGGAACCCCGGATCTCGCTCATGCACAGGGCACACACCAGCGTTCGCGGATTTACGCGTCGCTGGCCGTTCTCGCCTACCTCACCAGCCAACTCGACCCGCAGTCGACATGGCGTACCGAGACAGCGGCGATGATCAGAACAGGACTCACCGACGTCGGTGAGTCCTACGATCGGATCGGTTGTCCGCCGAGGTGGGACCAGGAGCCGATCTGGACCGCCGACTACCAGGTGCCCGCTGATCCGCTCCCCGCCGAACACCGTGAAATTCTGCGGCATTTCGAGTGCATCGGGACGGCCGACGTCGGCGTGATAGTCGACAGGAGCCAGAACGCCAAACGTCGCGCCAGCGCGGTGCGGTATCACCGCGCACGCGGTGAGCTGCTCGGTCTGCTGGTCGGAAACACATTCCGGTTCCCCACATTTCAGTTCGACGTCGCAGGTGGGTGCATAGCACCGCTCGTCGCACAGGCGAATGTCGCACTAGGCGCAAAGGAAGACCCCTGGCGCGCTGCGGCCTGGTGGAGTACACCCACAACGGACGCAGACAACTGCGCGCCGATGAATCTACTGCTCGAGGGCAAGCTCACGAGGCAGATCATCAACACAGCACTTATCGCCAGAGACGTCCGGTGA